The Thermoflavifilum sp. genome contains a region encoding:
- a CDS encoding ABC transporter ATP-binding protein: protein MSPSGMQRRVSQKPSASTGIYRLMRPFAGLMLLLFVITLLSNGINLWIPQLIAHGIDDYTTGHLVFRILIQKFLAAVLFIFLFSYGQSMLQTYISEKVAQSLRNQLSHKISAQTYLYVEQIGPERLLTHLTSDVDAIKTFIAQAVVSILSSVIIIAGASILLISINWKLAIVVLLMIPIIGTVFYQVLKKVRPLFRKSQEVIDWLNRIIGENILGAALVRVLHAEQMENTKFIEASERARTLGIAIMKRFAVLIPIISFTSNLATLAVLVMGGHFVITGNMTLGDFAAFNSYIAMLVFPILLIGFMSGVIARASASYQRIQHVLDTPIPSPAGMIRESLKGNIHVQHVFLSYQGKPVLKDISFAIPAGSRTAIIGPTAAGKTQLLYLLAGLVQPDAGEILFDGKPIQAYDPDAFYRQIGLVFQDSIIFHMSLRKNIAFHPEVKDADVQKAIEAAALHEFIAQLPQGLDTIVSERGTSLSGGQKQRVMLARALALHPSILLLDEFTARVDIHTERRIMDHLRRYYPGITLISVTQSIEPVKDYDQILLLMEGELIATGTHESLMHHCPEYVQIYTSQRSTSQYELQSI from the coding sequence ATGTCGCCTTCCGGTATGCAACGGCGTGTATCTCAAAAGCCATCTGCTTCAACTGGCATCTATCGACTGATGCGACCTTTTGCAGGGTTGATGCTATTGCTTTTTGTGATCACCTTGCTCAGCAATGGTATCAACCTTTGGATTCCTCAACTTATTGCTCATGGCATTGATGATTATACCACCGGCCATCTGGTGTTTCGAATATTGATTCAAAAATTTCTGGCGGCGGTACTGTTTATCTTTTTGTTTTCATACGGACAGAGCATGCTGCAGACCTATATTTCAGAGAAAGTTGCACAATCCTTGCGCAATCAGCTTTCTCATAAAATTTCAGCGCAAACCTATTTATATGTTGAACAAATCGGCCCTGAACGCTTGCTCACCCATCTCACCTCCGATGTGGATGCTATTAAAACATTTATTGCACAGGCTGTGGTATCCATTCTTTCTTCGGTGATTATTATTGCAGGAGCGAGTATTTTGCTAATCAGCATCAACTGGAAGCTGGCCATCGTTGTGCTGTTGATGATACCCATCATCGGAACTGTCTTTTATCAGGTATTGAAAAAGGTGAGACCTTTATTCCGGAAATCACAGGAGGTAATTGATTGGTTGAACCGGATAATCGGCGAAAATATTCTCGGGGCAGCACTCGTTCGGGTATTGCATGCCGAACAAATGGAAAACACAAAATTCATTGAAGCCAGTGAACGTGCGCGTACACTTGGTATTGCCATCATGAAGCGGTTTGCGGTGCTGATTCCGATTATTTCATTTACCTCTAATCTGGCAACTCTTGCCGTACTGGTGATGGGCGGCCATTTTGTAATTACCGGAAATATGACGCTCGGCGATTTTGCTGCATTCAATAGTTATATCGCCATGCTTGTTTTTCCTATCCTGTTGATTGGATTCATGAGCGGAGTAATTGCACGTGCCAGTGCTTCTTATCAGCGGATTCAGCATGTGTTGGATACGCCGATTCCCTCACCTGCAGGTATGATTCGTGAATCGTTGAAAGGAAATATCCATGTACAACACGTGTTTTTGAGTTATCAGGGTAAACCCGTACTGAAAGATATTTCCTTTGCCATTCCAGCTGGTAGCCGAACTGCCATCATTGGCCCTACTGCGGCCGGGAAAACGCAACTGCTTTATTTGTTGGCTGGATTGGTACAGCCCGATGCAGGAGAAATTTTATTTGATGGGAAACCCATTCAGGCGTATGATCCTGATGCGTTCTACAGGCAGATAGGATTGGTATTTCAGGATAGTATTATTTTTCACATGAGCCTGCGTAAGAATATTGCCTTTCATCCAGAAGTGAAAGATGCTGATGTACAGAAAGCCATTGAGGCCGCAGCATTGCATGAATTCATTGCACAGTTACCGCAAGGACTTGATACCATAGTTTCGGAACGGGGCACCAGTCTTTCCGGCGGACAGAAACAGCGGGTGATGCTGGCACGCGCCCTGGCATTGCATCCCAGCATATTGCTTTTAGATGAGTTTACAGCAAGGGTGGATATCCACACGGAACGCAGGATCATGGATCATTTACGTCGGTATTATCCGGGTATTACTTTAATATCGGTTACCCAATCTATTGAACCCGTGAAAGATTATGACCAGATCCTGCTGCTTATGGAAGGCGAACTTATTGCAACAGGTACACATGAAAGCTTGATGCACCACTGTCCGGAATATGTACAAATCTATACCTCACAGAGAAGTACAAGTCAATATGAACTACAATCTATATGA
- a CDS encoding ROK family protein translates to MEAIWGIDLGGTKIEGVVLPADWQRNLQQLQPLARLRIDTEADKGYMHILHQIQKLLQMLEQETGLKPARLGIGTPGTRDPVTGLMKNSNTVCLNGQPLKKDLEALLRIPVIMANDANCFALAESRLGRVALEQLHPEVVFGVIMGTGVGGGLVVRNQLIQGAQGIAGEWGHNFLDASGGPCYCGKTGCVETVISGPALERYYASLTGQHIKLKTIVQRFQEGDAAASQTIERLLENFGKAISVVINIVDPDVVVLGGGLANIDLLYSEGLQRIRKYVFNNRLDTRIYPPALGDSAGVFGAAMLVSA, encoded by the coding sequence ATGGAAGCCATCTGGGGCATTGATCTGGGCGGAACCAAGATTGAAGGCGTGGTGCTGCCGGCCGACTGGCAGCGAAATCTGCAACAATTGCAGCCATTGGCGCGCCTGCGCATCGACACCGAAGCCGATAAAGGCTATATGCACATCCTGCATCAAATTCAAAAGCTGCTGCAGATGCTGGAGCAGGAAACCGGATTAAAACCTGCACGACTGGGCATAGGCACACCGGGTACGCGCGATCCGGTTACTGGATTGATGAAAAATAGCAACACCGTATGTCTGAACGGACAACCACTGAAAAAAGATCTGGAAGCCCTGCTGCGCATACCGGTGATCATGGCGAACGATGCGAATTGCTTCGCTCTGGCCGAGAGTCGCCTGGGCCGCGTGGCGCTGGAGCAATTGCATCCGGAGGTGGTATTTGGTGTTATCATGGGCACTGGAGTAGGTGGCGGACTGGTGGTGCGCAATCAGCTCATCCAGGGTGCACAGGGTATCGCCGGGGAATGGGGGCATAATTTCCTGGATGCATCGGGTGGACCTTGTTATTGCGGTAAAACGGGTTGTGTGGAAACGGTGATTTCCGGCCCGGCTTTAGAACGATATTATGCTTCATTAACCGGTCAGCATATCAAACTCAAAACCATTGTACAGCGTTTTCAGGAAGGCGATGCCGCTGCCAGCCAGACCATCGAACGCCTGTTAGAAAACTTCGGCAAAGCTATTTCCGTGGTCATCAACATCGTCGATCCGGATGTGGTTGTACTGGGTGGGGGACTGGCCAATATTGATTTGCTTTATTCAGAAGGCCTTCAACGCATCCGGAAATATGTTTTCAACAATCGACTGGATACGCGGATTTACCCACCCGCATTGGGCGATAGTGCAGGCGTATTTGGTGCGGCCATGCTGGTGAGTGCATGA
- a CDS encoding helix-turn-helix domain-containing protein, whose translation MATTLLYIKNMVCDRCVKVVSQILAELHLPVVSVTLGSTVIDRELTEEEKHKLNLLLEKEGFALIEDKKIRLLEAIKHAAIDWVQHGKMKTMPVNFSTFLSETLQKDYHYLSNLFSEHENITIEQYLILQKIEKVKELLSYGEMSLSEIADELGYSSVAHLSLQFKRMTGFTPTQFRKLKDHHRKPLDRVGE comes from the coding sequence ATGGCCACAACATTGTTGTATATTAAAAATATGGTTTGTGACAGATGTGTGAAGGTGGTGAGCCAGATTCTTGCAGAGCTTCACCTGCCGGTGGTTTCCGTGACTCTGGGAAGTACTGTGATAGATCGTGAACTCACCGAAGAAGAAAAACATAAGCTTAATCTGTTGCTTGAAAAAGAAGGTTTTGCCTTGATCGAAGACAAAAAAATCCGCTTGCTGGAAGCTATCAAGCATGCAGCCATCGATTGGGTACAACATGGAAAAATGAAAACCATGCCTGTAAATTTTTCTACTTTTTTAAGTGAAACCCTTCAAAAAGATTATCACTACCTGAGCAATTTGTTTTCAGAACATGAGAATATCACGATCGAGCAATATTTGATCCTGCAAAAGATTGAAAAAGTAAAGGAATTGCTTTCTTACGGTGAAATGTCGCTCAGCGAAATTGCCGATGAGCTGGGATATAGCAGTGTAGCGCATTTATCCTTGCAATTCAAACGCATGACAGGTTTTACACCCACACAGTTTCGCAAGCTTAAGGATCATCATCGTAAACCGCTGGATCGGGTGGGGGAATGA
- a CDS encoding ABC transporter ATP-binding protein, translating to MNYNLYDIQQSDQRRNASLQVIRKLMPLIQDDKSRLMMACIAMVLNAVLTLVAPLLIGYTIDRYIQQHNMHGVWINGFILLVIYIVAWITNYMQTFLMGMVGQHVLYKLRNQIFHKLQELPLAFFHQNQSGDLISRINNDTDKINQFISQSLMRFLGLIVTMIGAGIFLICVHPSLGSIALAPAAGIFIFTRFTSHWVKQRNAYSLKTTGGMSAEIQESLHNFKTIVAFNRRDYFRHRFETVNQQNYHAAIKAGVANNLLMPVYNLFANIAQLIVLAYGIYLIAAGHFTIGLLISFLVYVNRFYSPLQQIAVLWSGFQTALAGWDRISYILSLESNLPVIPSLQKISTTYQLIFDKVSFSYDGKKEILHEVSFQLKKGKTYAFIGPTGGGKTTIASLIARLYDPVSGIIYLDGHDMRSYPPEVRTQKIGFILQDPFLFTGTLQENILYGNDRYQHYHEQELMHLLKAHGLDVLLEKFDKGLQTRIASTGNTISLGQKQLIAFIRAVLRHPEILILDEATANIDTVTEKQLEEILDKLPDTTTRILIAHRLNTIEHADEIFLVNAGEVKAAGSLQHALHMLMQEERKS from the coding sequence ATGAACTACAATCTATATGATATTCAACAATCCGATCAGCGGCGCAATGCAAGCCTTCAGGTCATCCGTAAACTTATGCCGCTTATCCAGGATGATAAATCCCGGCTGATGATGGCCTGCATAGCAATGGTATTGAATGCAGTGCTTACGCTTGTAGCTCCATTGTTGATTGGTTACACGATCGATCGTTATATACAGCAGCATAACATGCATGGGGTATGGATAAATGGCTTCATATTACTGGTCATATACATTGTGGCATGGATAACCAACTATATGCAAACATTCTTGATGGGTATGGTTGGCCAGCATGTGTTGTATAAACTTCGCAATCAAATTTTTCATAAACTGCAGGAACTACCTCTGGCATTCTTTCACCAGAACCAGTCCGGTGATCTCATTTCAAGAATCAACAATGATACGGATAAGATTAATCAGTTCATTTCTCAATCATTGATGCGTTTCCTTGGACTGATAGTAACCATGATCGGTGCGGGTATCTTTTTAATTTGCGTACATCCATCACTGGGATCGATTGCCCTGGCACCTGCAGCTGGAATCTTCATTTTTACGCGTTTTACCTCACACTGGGTAAAACAGCGGAATGCATACAGCCTGAAAACTACGGGTGGTATGAGCGCCGAGATTCAGGAGAGCCTGCATAATTTCAAAACCATTGTTGCTTTCAACAGGCGTGATTATTTCCGTCATCGTTTTGAAACGGTAAATCAACAAAATTATCATGCGGCTATCAAAGCTGGCGTAGCCAATAATCTGTTGATGCCGGTATATAATTTATTTGCAAACATCGCCCAACTTATTGTACTGGCATACGGCATTTATCTCATTGCGGCAGGCCATTTTACCATCGGTTTGCTCATCAGTTTTCTGGTTTATGTAAATCGTTTTTACAGTCCACTGCAGCAAATCGCTGTGCTATGGTCGGGCTTTCAAACAGCGCTGGCGGGATGGGATCGTATTTCTTATATCCTTTCACTTGAATCAAACCTCCCCGTAATACCTTCCTTGCAAAAGATATCGACAACGTATCAATTGATTTTTGATAAGGTGAGTTTCAGTTATGATGGGAAAAAAGAAATCTTGCATGAAGTAAGCTTTCAACTTAAGAAAGGAAAAACTTATGCTTTCATTGGTCCGACCGGTGGCGGGAAAACCACCATCGCCTCGCTGATTGCGCGTTTATATGATCCTGTTTCAGGAATTATTTATCTGGATGGACATGATATGCGCAGTTACCCACCGGAGGTACGCACGCAAAAAATCGGCTTTATCTTGCAGGACCCGTTTTTGTTCACAGGCACACTTCAGGAAAATATTCTCTATGGCAATGATCGGTATCAACATTACCATGAGCAAGAACTCATGCATTTATTGAAGGCACATGGACTGGATGTATTGCTCGAAAAATTTGATAAAGGCTTGCAAACCCGCATAGCTTCTACTGGTAATACCATAAGCCTGGGACAGAAACAACTCATTGCCTTCATACGTGCCGTGCTCCGCCATCCTGAAATCTTAATTCTGGATGAAGCAACAGCAAATATCGACACGGTTACGGAAAAACAGCTCGAAGAAATCTTAGATAAACTTCCCGATACCACCACACGTATTCTTATTGCGCATCGACTTAATACCATTGAACACGCCGATGAAATCTTTCTCGTAAATGCAGGCGAAGTAAAAGCCGCAGGTTCACTTCAGCATGCTCTTCATATGCTCATGCAGGAAGAACGTAAAAGCTGA
- a CDS encoding M1 family metallopeptidase, whose amino-acid sequence MRPASCFIICLLTGISFHLSAQQLYMPRNVKQAIAKGTRSLNGMPGPHYWQNRGRYTISIIVQPPSRAITGHETITYYNNSPDTLRYLILRLILNVHKPEALRYMDVDSNWFTEGTVVDRVLVNGQNVDFENPRYHFTWQQLPLPDALLPHDSVQLTIDWHFTLARSHGREGVIDSTTFYLAYFYPRIAVYDDYNGWDRLDFTGYQEFYNDFNDYQLLVKVPKNFVVWATGELQNPDGVLQPEIANRLKASYQQDDVVHVATLDDMLQHRVTLPNDVNTWQWTAHDVSDVALAISDHDVWDAASVVVDSATMRRVSVQAAYNDTAADFHRAVDIGRYTLSWYSRMWPGVPYPYPKMTVVQGYADMEYPMMVNDATTSNLYFSQLVENHEIGHIYFPFYMGTNESRYAFMDEGWATTLEYWIGEAERGKEAADSFYKQFRITRWIHDPAQEEDLPIITPSNVVRGVAYGNNAYGKPSLAYLALRDLLGDSLFRKCLHAYMQRWHGKHPIPWDFFYTFNSVSNRNLNPFWNSWFFSNGYDDLALTQVKKAGKDVVITIKNVGGFMMPFDLVVQYARRQQRIHYSPAVWLQHPETFTIRLTSTEPIQSLYVDPGIFMDANMQDNSWKNISR is encoded by the coding sequence ATGCGTCCTGCATCATGTTTTATCATTTGTCTGCTTACCGGCATTTCATTTCATCTCAGTGCCCAACAACTCTATATGCCACGCAATGTTAAACAGGCTATCGCGAAGGGCACACGCAGCCTGAATGGCATGCCCGGGCCGCATTACTGGCAGAACCGAGGCCGATACACCATCAGCATCATCGTGCAACCACCATCGCGAGCAATCACAGGCCACGAAACCATTACGTATTACAATAACAGTCCGGATACGCTCAGGTATTTGATCTTGCGTCTGATCCTGAATGTACACAAGCCAGAAGCGCTTCGGTATATGGATGTGGACAGCAACTGGTTCACCGAAGGAACAGTGGTTGATCGCGTGCTCGTAAACGGCCAGAACGTTGACTTTGAAAATCCCAGGTATCATTTTACCTGGCAACAATTACCTTTACCCGATGCTTTACTTCCACACGACAGTGTGCAGCTTACGATCGACTGGCATTTCACGCTTGCCCGCAGTCATGGCCGCGAAGGCGTGATTGATTCCACTACTTTTTATCTCGCCTATTTTTATCCACGCATTGCCGTATATGATGATTATAACGGCTGGGATAGACTTGATTTTACAGGCTATCAGGAGTTTTACAATGATTTTAATGATTATCAACTGCTGGTAAAAGTTCCAAAAAACTTTGTGGTATGGGCCACGGGCGAATTGCAGAATCCGGATGGCGTATTGCAACCGGAAATTGCCAATCGATTGAAAGCTTCTTATCAACAGGATGATGTGGTACATGTGGCCACACTCGACGATATGCTTCAGCATCGGGTTACCCTTCCCAATGATGTGAACACCTGGCAATGGACAGCCCATGATGTGAGCGATGTAGCCCTTGCCATCAGCGATCATGATGTATGGGATGCCGCCAGTGTGGTGGTGGATTCGGCCACCATGCGCAGGGTGAGTGTACAGGCTGCTTATAACGACACGGCCGCCGATTTTCATCGAGCTGTAGATATTGGCCGATATACGTTGTCGTGGTATTCACGTATGTGGCCGGGTGTGCCCTATCCTTATCCGAAGATGACCGTGGTACAGGGTTATGCCGATATGGAATATCCCATGATGGTAAATGATGCCACCACATCTAATCTTTATTTCTCGCAGCTGGTGGAAAATCATGAAATCGGACATATCTATTTCCCGTTTTATATGGGAACCAATGAAAGCCGATATGCCTTCATGGACGAAGGCTGGGCTACGACGCTGGAATACTGGATAGGTGAAGCAGAACGCGGAAAAGAGGCGGCCGACAGCTTTTACAAACAATTCCGCATCACCCGCTGGATTCATGATCCCGCCCAGGAAGAGGATTTGCCCATCATCACCCCATCGAATGTGGTCAGAGGCGTGGCTTACGGGAACAACGCCTACGGCAAACCTTCCCTGGCTTATCTTGCATTGCGTGATCTATTGGGCGATTCGCTGTTCCGCAAATGTCTTCATGCGTATATGCAACGCTGGCACGGCAAGCATCCTATTCCCTGGGATTTCTTCTACACGTTTAACTCCGTATCCAACAGAAATCTGAATCCGTTCTGGAACAGCTGGTTTTTTTCAAATGGATATGACGACCTTGCCCTGACACAGGTAAAAAAAGCAGGAAAAGATGTGGTGATTACGATAAAAAATGTAGGTGGATTCATGATGCCCTTCGATCTGGTTGTGCAATATGCCCGGCGTCAGCAGCGCATCCATTACTCACCTGCCGTGTGGCTCCAGCATCCCGAAACGTTTACCATCAGGCTCACCAGCACAGAGCCCATTCAAAGCCTGTATGTTGATCCGGGTATCTTTATGGATGCAAATATGCAAGACAACAGCTGGAAAAATATATCCCGTTGA
- a CDS encoding putative porin translates to MNHLLKIGAMWLSLVCMCNYAHAQLPRIGAIGGMARSTGQSSDSFHLEHRVNDTILIYYHYLNDITPHHLDSAINNFYTYFPLRPADVYLGNIGNPGYDLIFQPSMKAGWDAGFHTLDLYRWTTDSARFYQTTGPYTELRYLIGPKQEQVIDVFHTQNHKRNFNIAGHYRKINSPGYFRNQNTNDDNYQLTARFDTRRQRYHAYAALTGNSIQTGENGGLVNDADLLDPIHSDRQTIATYLGGNNASSGFSFFSASIPVKTTWKEKSFLFSHEYDWGRGDSVKINDSTTLYRFYPIFRVQHRFQISNFSVQYRDTIVMNDTLDAYFYKLHYPDIVNPADTSIFALHNWKRVSNDLSLVQFPFPQNQSQFLREGITYETILSTDLQGKRRFQNIIGHIEYRNKTRNQKWDMRLYGVLYLAGDYFGNYHALASLSRYVGPKFGNIELHAENVNRTPDWVFQHFISNRFAFSNSDLNKENITLLQFRSVNPAFRYSLEVNDYLFTNFTYFKDYEHSDQYHSPFSLLQLILKKDFRINHFHLHTDIAYQQITGNPPLHLPLVWTWNRLTYENYLFNYHLQICTGFEIKYNTPFDAPDYSPLLGQFVYQDHQRIGNAPEIAAIFHFRIRSFVGYIRAERLNYFIFNPDFAAPHYPYPDFGMRIGVKWGLIN, encoded by the coding sequence ATGAACCATTTGTTGAAGATAGGAGCTATGTGGCTTAGCCTGGTATGTATGTGCAACTATGCTCATGCACAATTGCCACGAATTGGCGCCATAGGTGGAATGGCCAGGTCGACGGGCCAGAGCTCAGATTCATTTCATCTTGAACATCGTGTGAATGATACCATCCTGATTTATTATCATTACCTGAATGATATCACACCCCATCATCTGGATTCCGCTATCAACAATTTTTACACTTATTTTCCACTACGGCCTGCTGACGTTTATCTCGGCAATATCGGCAATCCGGGTTATGATCTTATTTTTCAACCTTCCATGAAAGCCGGATGGGATGCCGGTTTTCATACACTCGATCTCTATCGATGGACTACAGATAGTGCTCGCTTTTATCAGACTACCGGTCCATACACGGAATTGCGTTACCTGATAGGACCCAAGCAGGAGCAAGTCATCGACGTGTTTCATACGCAGAATCATAAACGCAACTTCAATATCGCGGGACATTATCGGAAGATTAACTCGCCGGGTTATTTTCGGAATCAAAATACAAATGACGATAATTATCAGCTTACCGCTCGTTTTGATACCCGAAGGCAACGTTATCATGCATATGCAGCATTAACGGGTAACAGCATACAGACCGGTGAAAACGGTGGATTGGTAAATGATGCAGATTTGCTGGATCCTATTCATAGCGATCGGCAAACCATTGCTACTTATCTGGGAGGAAATAACGCTTCAAGCGGATTTTCATTTTTCAGTGCTTCTATTCCGGTGAAAACCACGTGGAAAGAAAAAAGCTTTCTGTTTTCTCATGAATACGATTGGGGCAGAGGAGATTCCGTGAAAATCAACGATAGCACCACATTATATCGTTTTTATCCCATATTCCGCGTGCAACATCGTTTTCAAATCAGCAATTTTTCAGTTCAATATCGAGATACCATCGTGATGAATGATACACTCGATGCCTATTTTTATAAACTACATTATCCCGATATCGTAAATCCGGCTGATACAAGCATTTTCGCCCTGCATAACTGGAAACGCGTTAGTAATGATCTTTCACTGGTTCAATTTCCTTTTCCGCAGAATCAATCACAATTTTTACGTGAAGGCATTACATACGAAACTATCCTGAGTACCGATTTGCAGGGCAAACGTCGTTTTCAGAATATTATCGGCCATATAGAATACCGCAATAAAACCCGAAATCAAAAATGGGATATGCGCCTCTATGGCGTGCTCTATCTTGCAGGAGATTATTTTGGTAATTATCACGCACTGGCTTCCCTGAGCAGATATGTAGGTCCAAAATTTGGTAATATAGAATTGCATGCCGAAAACGTAAACCGTACTCCCGATTGGGTTTTTCAACATTTCATATCAAACCGATTTGCATTTTCAAATTCAGATTTAAACAAAGAAAATATTACGCTTTTGCAGTTTCGCTCCGTGAATCCCGCTTTCAGGTATAGCCTCGAAGTGAATGATTACTTATTCACCAATTTCACGTACTTTAAGGATTACGAGCATAGTGATCAATATCATTCTCCATTCTCCCTGTTGCAGCTGATACTTAAAAAAGATTTTCGGATTAACCATTTTCACTTGCATACCGATATAGCCTATCAGCAAATTACCGGAAATCCGCCGCTGCATTTGCCTCTGGTGTGGACATGGAATCGACTGACGTATGAGAATTATTTATTCAATTATCATCTGCAAATATGTACGGGTTTTGAAATCAAATACAATACGCCCTTTGATGCTCCCGATTATTCACCCTTACTCGGCCAATTTGTTTATCAGGATCATCAGCGCATCGGCAATGCACCGGAGATCGCTGCCATATTTCATTTCAGGATTCGTTCGTTCGTGGGTTACATTCGTGCGGAAAGGTTAAATTATTTTATCTTTAATCCTGATTTCGCCGCGCCGCATTATCCCTATCCTGATTTTGGCATGCGGATCGGCGTGAAATGGGGATTAATCAATTGA
- a CDS encoding glycoside hydrolase family 32 protein, producing the protein MQRSVLFTWCILLIGIYNVYAQVEIRPTYREPYRPVYHFTPPVNWTNDPNGLVFAAGLYHLFYQYNPEGMEWGHMSWGHAVSKDLVHWQNWPVAIPEGPEGMIFSGSAVVDSFNTSGLGTATHPPLVAIYTSHHIMDSAHTDLYQQSQHIAYSLDGGRTWRKFAHNPVLDLHMRDFRDPKVWWYAPDHVWIMVVSFPVAHQVQFFRSSDLIHWQHTGTFGPAGDTSYVWECPDLFPLQIYDATGKPTGKSKWVLMVSVQYDVQYFIGDFDGRTFTADDIRQIRKVDEGRDFYAATTYNDIPATDGRRICIAWMDNWAYAAHVPTFPWRGFMTVPRVFTLRENERGIPVLYQYPVDEIEQLAVDSMMIVHRAVKAKHPLWVHDYPFTVGKLSLQLRKIKGSFRLAVARHGDTAVWISYNTGTGKLQVDRTHSGNTHFDSRFPSVTTVQLRPAAHLRLDVYLDKSSVEIFVNGGEKAITLLFFPDAHQTEVSLEAMDGSCMIDTLKLIRYPQAAYLVQRKFVSYGSHLGH; encoded by the coding sequence ATGCAACGATCAGTTCTATTCACATGGTGCATTTTGCTGATTGGCATTTACAACGTGTATGCACAGGTGGAGATACGCCCAACGTATCGAGAACCTTATCGACCCGTATATCATTTTACTCCACCCGTAAACTGGACCAACGACCCCAATGGTCTGGTATTCGCCGCAGGCCTGTATCATTTGTTTTACCAATACAATCCCGAAGGCATGGAGTGGGGCCATATGAGCTGGGGACATGCTGTGAGCAAAGACCTGGTTCACTGGCAGAACTGGCCTGTGGCCATTCCGGAAGGACCTGAAGGAATGATATTTTCCGGGTCGGCTGTGGTGGATAGCTTCAACACATCCGGACTGGGAACAGCCACTCATCCGCCCCTGGTGGCTATTTACACTTCGCATCATATCATGGACAGCGCGCATACCGATCTGTATCAGCAATCGCAACATATTGCTTATAGTCTTGATGGAGGGCGCACATGGCGCAAGTTTGCACACAACCCTGTGCTTGACCTGCATATGCGCGATTTCCGCGATCCCAAAGTGTGGTGGTATGCGCCTGATCATGTGTGGATAATGGTGGTATCTTTTCCGGTCGCGCATCAGGTGCAATTTTTTCGTTCATCCGATCTGATTCACTGGCAACACACCGGCACATTTGGCCCAGCAGGCGATACTTCCTATGTATGGGAATGTCCCGACCTGTTTCCCCTGCAGATTTATGATGCTACGGGTAAGCCTACGGGCAAGTCTAAATGGGTGCTGATGGTATCGGTGCAATACGATGTGCAATATTTTATCGGTGATTTCGATGGTCGTACCTTCACTGCCGATGATATCCGGCAAATCCGGAAAGTGGACGAAGGCAGGGATTTTTATGCAGCTACCACGTACAATGATATACCCGCTACCGACGGACGACGCATTTGTATCGCCTGGATGGACAACTGGGCTTATGCTGCACATGTGCCTACCTTTCCCTGGCGTGGTTTCATGACCGTGCCGCGGGTGTTTACACTTCGGGAAAATGAGCGGGGCATACCCGTGCTATACCAGTATCCCGTTGATGAAATCGAACAGCTTGCCGTGGATTCCATGATGATTGTACATCGTGCCGTGAAAGCTAAACATCCCTTATGGGTTCATGACTACCCGTTCACCGTAGGCAAGCTTTCCTTACAACTCCGTAAAATCAAAGGCAGCTTCAGGCTGGCCGTAGCCAGACATGGCGATACGGCTGTGTGGATCAGCTATAATACCGGTACGGGTAAATTGCAGGTTGATAGAACCCATAGCGGGAATACGCATTTCGATTCCCGTTTTCCTTCCGTCACCACCGTGCAGCTCAGACCCGCTGCGCATTTACGCCTGGATGTGTATCTTGATAAAAGTAGTGTGGAAATTTTTGTAAACGGTGGAGAAAAAGCCATTACCCTGCTATTTTTTCCTGATGCACATCAAACCGAAGTTTCATTAGAAGCCATGGACGGAAGCTGCATGATTGATACATTGAAGTTGATTCGATATCCGCAAGCTGCTTATCTTGTTCAGCGAAAATTTGTTTCGTATGGAAGCCATCTGGGGCATTGA